A window of Oncorhynchus masou masou isolate Uvic2021 unplaced genomic scaffold, UVic_Omas_1.1 unplaced_scaffold_1431, whole genome shotgun sequence contains these coding sequences:
- the LOC135530815 gene encoding DDRGK domain-containing protein 1-like, whose protein sequence is MQEIHRLKQLLDLLMVDLQLAHNDEERCKQKQIEMEEEEREREMEEEEREREKERQRQIERKRMEKRQKI, encoded by the exons ATGCAGGAGATCCACAGACTCAAACAACTGCTGGATCTACTGATGGTGGACCTACAACTGGCCCAC aacgatgaagaaagatgtaaacagaagcaaatagagatggaagaggaagaacgagaaagggag atggaagaggaagaaagagagagggagaaagagagacagagacagattgaaaggaagagaatggagaagagacagaaaatt